Within Amycolatopsis sp. FDAARGOS 1241, the genomic segment TCCGGTGTGGTGTGGAGCTGTCTGACGGCGTCCGCCCGCTCACCGGAGGTCTTGCTCGGCGCAACCGAACCGGTCCGGCGTTACACCCACCCCTGATCACACGTGGCAAGGGCGGGTGGCAGTTCGCCGGCCGCCACCAGGGCAGGCGCAACCGAGTCGCCACGTCCGGCAAGCCTCGCAACGCCTACCGCAGCCCGAAGAGCGGTACCGCGTTCGTGCACACCGTGGTTCGTGCACACCGTGCTCGAGGACCCGGCGCATCGCCTACGCCGACATCCACGACGACAAAGCTGCCGTGACCGCGACCGGGGTGCTCCGCCGCGTGGTGGCCTTATTCGCCGCCCCCGGCGTCACCGTCGACGCGCTCTCCGACAACGGCTTGGTCTGCCGATCCCACGCCTGGCGCGACGCCTGCACAGAACTCGGGATGAACCCGAAACCCGCACGCCTTTACCGACCCCGGACCAACGGCACAATCGGGCGACGCCACCGAGCTATGGCCACCGGCCGGGCCTACGCCCGACCGGTTCCCCACACCCCGAGCTGCCCGGTCACTACACCTGGGCCTCCGCCGATGCGGCCGAGCACGAAGGAGTGCTCGGCCGCATCGGTTCCGTCCGCGGGTCAGAGGGTGTCGTCGAGCCGTAGATGCGGGCGAACGCCAGGCGCTGCGCGTCCAGGTGGCAGTGGGCGTCGGCGGCTTCCTCGGCGGTGAAGCTGAGCAGCGTCTTCGGCCCGGCGAGCCGGTCGTTGAGGCGGCGCGGCTCCGGTGGGTGTCGGCGTGGCCGTTGAAGAACAGCTCGTCGGTGGCCTCGCAGATCAGCGCGGGGCGCGAGATGAGCTCGGCGACGCCGCCGTCGAGCTGGTAGGTGAGGTACTTCGCGAGGAACTCGCGGTCCGTCGCCGCGCCCATGACGTAGCGGCCGTGGCCGGTGGCCCAGCGCAGCGTGGGGTTCGCGGCGCGGCCGGCGGCCAGGATGCCGTCGAGCTCCTCGTCGCGCGGCGCGTTGGCGCGACGTTCGATCTCCGCGCGATCTCCCGGCGGGAACGGGATGACGGCGGCCGCGGCGTCGAACACCCCGTCCACCGCCACGACGGCCGCGGCGCGCGGAGCGAGCATCCCGCCGAGGCTTACTCCCGGCAGTGCCACCTTCGCCGGGTCGACGCCGGGGTCGGTGAGCGCGTAGTCGAGCACCGGCCCACGACGTGCTCCCAGTCGGGACTGAAGGCGAGCCCGTCGCGGTGGATCGCGCTGGGCTGGCCGGGGCCCTCGAACGCGAGCACGTGATAACTCCTGCCCGGCCGCGGCGCCGGAGAAGTGCATCTCCTCGGCCGCGCCGTCGAAACCGCTGTGCCTCACCATGAGCGGCTTGGCGCCTTCGCCCGGCGCCCGGTAGAAGCAGCCGGGCAGCACGCGACCCGCGTGGGGATCTCGACCGGCTCGATGCCCTCGAACCCCGCGATCGCGCGGTGGAAGCACTCGACGCTGCGGTCGTAGCCATACGCGATGCGCGGGTCGGCCGGGTGCTCGTCCAGGAAGAACTCGGCCGAACGGTAGTGGGTAGGCGCCGGGCGCCGACGGGGTGGGCTTTCGCGGCTTCGGCGGCCACCCGCTCCGCGGTGGCGAGCCATTCGTCCTCGCAGCTGTCGCAGTCGCCGGCCTTGATGCGCGCGGCCGTGGCGACGACCTCGCCGAAGTCCGAACCGCCGTAGGTCGCGTGGCCGAACACGCGCAGGGTCTCGAACCAGAACTGGGGTCGTCTTCGAACAGGAGCTGCTTCACGGGGGCTCCTCCGAGAGCGACGGAACGGTACCGTCTCGGCCAGCCGCTACGATGACGCCGTGCCGACCCGCCGCACCCCGACCGGGGCAGCCGTGCTGCAGCCGGAGGTCACGAACGCCATCACCGAAGCCGTGCTCGACGAGCTCGCGGCCGTGGGCTACGGCCGGCTCGCGATGGAAGCGGTGGCCAAGCGCGCCGGTGTCGGCAAGAGCGCGCTGTACCGCCGCTGGCCCTCGAAGGACGCGATGATCTCGGCGGTCGTCGCGGAGTTCAGCGTGAGCCGCGCGACGGCTCCCGACACGGGTTCCCTGCGTGGCGACCTGATCGAACTGCAGCAGGCGGTGCACGACCGGCTCACGCATCCGCGCTTCTCCCGGATCCTGCCG encodes:
- a CDS encoding TetR/AcrR family transcriptional regulator, producing MPTRRTPTGAAVLQPEVTNAITEAVLDELAAVGYGRLAMEAVAKRAGVGKSALYRRWPSKDAMISAVVAEFSVSRATAPDTGSLRGDLIELQQAVHDRLTHPRFSRILPDLIAEGARNPGPAEEIRSAIGGPRREVARRLFDRALGRGELPAGTDVELALDLLAGPSYWRLVVRREPPGPEFVEHVVDHVLRALGAREVPTGQ